Proteins from one Anastrepha obliqua isolate idAnaObli1 chromosome 2, idAnaObli1_1.0, whole genome shotgun sequence genomic window:
- the LOC129239509 gene encoding DNA-binding protein K10, which yields MAKNFQNGRPMHRAAAMPYKKPFKNVGNGGGGPRHVGNFNQMMFNGSQIPDNPGYLDFNNPSPPVGGGGGNGMGQMQQKKKNNKNRQKGKPQTQFQPPPGSPQVQHNGVGNWNKNKGMQFQGPHGPNSNRFNSGNQGGPRNFNNSGPIPNVPNRVRRMGPPPGPVPRGNVAMPPMPPPHGFQPPMIPPMPPMGRGPMPPPMGIQPPPPFLRRSGRVGPMPPIPPPIPPMIPPRMPRAMPPAPFNNAGKIKKPNTKLVKKVVKGKSTIKTLKNLVNQYPIEKPWVTDEIRAEHDKKVDIENRLKGNKNDDLFAQFKVQRDKFVSMYETAREEYLKKEAEAVKAKDAKDKQTINKTATKEENKKEAKAK from the exons ATggcgaaaaattttcaaaatggcagACCCATGCACCGAGCTGCCGCTATGCCTTacaaaaaacctttcaaaaatgTAGGCAACGGCGGTGGTGGCCCTAGACATGTAGGAAATTTTAATCAGATGATGTTCAATGGAAGTCAGATTCCAGATAATCCTGGTTACCTGGATTTTAATAACCCATCACCACCAGTAGGAGGCGGAGGAGGAAATGGAATGGgtcaaatgcaacaaaaaaagaaaaataacaaaaatagacaAAAGGGAAAACCACAAACACAATTCCAACCACCACCTGGCAGTCCACAAGTCCAGCACAATGGGGTCGgaaattggaataaaaataaagggATGCAATTTCAGGGTCCACATGGGCCAAATAGCAATAGATTTAATAGCGGTAATCAGGGTGGACCGcgcaattttaataattctggccCAATTCCGAATGTCCCGAATCGTGTACGGCGTATGGGCCCACCACCTGGTCCAGTACCACGCGGAAACGTTGCAATGCCTCCAATGCCACCTCCACATGGATTTCAGCCACCGATGATCCCACCGATGCCACCAATGGGACGAGGCCCCATGCCTCCACCAATGGGCATACAACCACCACCACCGTTTCTGCGCCGTAGTGGACGCGTCGGTCCCATGCCACCAATTCCTCCACCAATACCGCCAATGATCCCACCGCGCATGCCACGTGCTATGCCGCCAGCACCATTTAATAATGccggaaaaattaagaaacccaATACGAAGTTAGTGAAAAAGGTGGTAAAAGGGAAAAGTACCATAAAGACACTGAAAAACCTCGTTAATCAATATCCAATTGAAAAGCCTTGGGTTACAGATGAAATACGTGCCGAGCATGATAAGAAAGTAGATATTGAGAATAGGCTAAAAGGCAATAAAAATGATGATTTGTTCGCACAGTTTAAAGTGCAACGCGACAAGTTTGTATCGATGTATGAAACGGCGCGGgaggaatatttaaaaaaggagGCAGAAGCCGTTAAGGCAAAG GATGCTAAAGACAAACAAACAATTAACAAGACCGCCACAAAGGAAGAAAACAAGAAAGAAGcaaaagcaaagtaa